The genomic window GAAGCTATGAAAAGGTTTTTGGTAAGTAATGGTGTTGAAGAAAAAAACATTATAAAAGAAGATAAATCTACAAATACATATGAAAACTTAAAATATACTAAAAAGATGTTAGACAAGTCTAGTAAAAAATCTAGTTTAAAGATATCTATGGTTACTACAAATTTTCATATGTATAGAGCACAATTTTTAGCTGATAAGGCAGGAGTTGAAAGTTATGCGGTGCCAGCAAAAATGCATTTTATTTTAATCCCTAATTATTATGTAAGAGAATATTTTGCAGTAATTAATTCCTGTCTTTTAAATCAATTAATATAAGATAAGTAGGGACGGTTCTGAAATCTAACTTTGAAGAACCGTCCCTATTTATCTTATATTGAAAAAGATTTTTGTTTGAAATTACCTTGAATATCATTAACAGAAGATACAGCAACAAATGCAGTAGGATCAATATCATTAATTATATTTTTTAAAGTATTTAATTGGAATTTTTGAATTACTACATATATAAATTTCTTATTAGTATGAGAATAACATCCTTCTGCATTTAATAAAGTTACGCCTCTACCAAGTTGGAGTTTTATAGAATTAATTATAAGATCAGGATTTTGGCAAATTATTATACATTGTCTTGAAGAAGCAAATCCTTCCTGAACAGCATCTATGGTTTTAGATCTGATAAAACTCATAATAAGAGCATACATAACTGAACGTGGACCTAAAGTTAAAGCTAAAAAAAGATAAACAACAATATCTTGAACAAGTAAAATCTTAGAAAGTGACAAATTAGGGTGTTTATTTTTAATAATTTTTCCTGATATGTCGAGACCTCCAGTTGATGCACCAGACATAAATAGTAAAGCCATAGCTATTCCAGAAAGTACTCCACAAAATATAGTAGCAGTTAACACATCTCCTAAAGCGGAAAAAGTAAGGTGAGAATTTATAAAATCTATAATAAAAGATGATATAAGGACTATTAAGGCACTCTTAAATGCAAA from Clostridium sp. MB40-C1 includes these protein-coding regions:
- a CDS encoding YitT family protein, with amino-acid sequence MKKSIKEILLLSVGCLLFSLYICIFLIPNNIGTGGLTGISLGLNYLFKIPVGFSTIILNIPLFIFGYNLLGKKFAFKSALIVLISSFIIDFINSHLTFSALGDVLTATIFCGVLSGIAMALLFMSGASTGGLDISGKIIKNKHPNLSLSKILLVQDIVVYLFLALTLGPRSVMYALIMSFIRSKTIDAVQEGFASSRQCIIICQNPDLIINSIKLQLGRGVTLLNAEGCYSHTNKKFIYVVIQKFQLNTLKNIINDIDPTAFVAVSSVNDIQGNFKQKSFSI